From a region of the Heliangelus exortis chromosome 19, bHelExo1.hap1, whole genome shotgun sequence genome:
- the PUS1 gene encoding pseudouridylate synthase 1 homolog isoform X1, translated as MLRWGLRVVSRGLSAPESAACGGPWSRLRSVVTMAEDLRAEAASQMKTLNSSSEVVERLEENGHQSKRLKRDADEEDAEDQNKKSPKRKIVLLMAYSGKGYHGMQRNVGSSQFKTIEDDLVSALVQSGCIPENHGEDMKKMSFQRCARTDKGVSAAGQIVSLKVRLIDDILEKINNHLPSHIRILGLKRVTGGFNSKNKCDARTYSYMLPTFAFAHKDHEVQEEVFRLDKETLRKVNKLLACYKGTHNFHNFTSQKGPKDPSAKRYIMEMYCGEPFVRENIEFAVIKVKGQSFMMHQIRKMIGLVIAVVKGYAPEDIIERSWGEEKVDVPKAPGLGLVLERVHFEKYNRRFGNDGLHEPLEWTEEEEKIAVFKEQYIYPTIINTEREEKSMVNWLSTLPIHDFNSSAVESQANNKTSKNSSDVEGSDDDDDSD; from the exons ATGCTGCGGTGGGGGCTGAGGGTTGTGAGCCGCGGTCTCTCCGCCCCGGAAAGCGCGGCGTGCGGCGGGCCCTGGTCTCGGCTGCGGAGC GTTGTCACAATGGCAGAGGATCTGAGAGCAGAAGCTGCCAGCCAGATGAAGACgctgaacagcagcagtgaggtGGTTGAGAGGCTGGAGGAAAACGGGCACCAAAGTAAAAGGCTGAAGAGAGATGCAGATGAGGAGGATGCAGAGGATCAGAATAAAAAGTCACCCAAAAGGAAGATCGTGTTACTGATGGCATATTCGGGCAAAGGGTACCATGGGATGCAA AGAAATGTGGGATCTTCACAGTTCAAGACGATTGAAGATGACTTAGTATCTGCCCTTGTTCAGTCAGGCTGCATCCCAGAAAACCATGGGGAAGATatgaagaaaatgtcttttcagcGGTGTGCTCGCACAGATAAG GGTGTGTCTGCAGCTGGACAGATTGTGTCACTAAAGGTCAGGCTAATAGATGACATCTTAGAAAAGATCAATAACCATCTTCCTTCTCACATCAGAATTCTGG GTCTGAAGAGAGTCACTGGGGGATTCAACTCCAAGAACAAATGTGATGCCAGAACGTACTCTTACATGCTGCCAACATTTGCCTTTGCCCATAAAGACCATGAGGTGCAAGAAGAGGTTTTTCGACTGGACAAAGAGACCCTCAGAAAAGTCAATAAACTGCTTGCTTGCTACAAAGGAACACACAACTTCCATAACTTCACATCTCAGAAGGGACCCAAGGACCCCAGTGCCAAGAGGTACATCATGGAGATGTACTGTGGAGAGCCATTTGTGAGGGAAAACATTGAGTTTGCAGTGATCAAAGTGAAAGGGCAGAGTTTCATGATGCACCAGATAAGGAAGATGATTGGGCTGGTGATAGCTGTTGTGAAAGGTTATGCTCCTGAGGACATCATAGAGCGtagctggggagaggagaaagtaGATGTCCCCAAAGCTCCAGGACTTGGGCTGGTCTTGGAAAGAGTACACTTTGAAAAATACAACAGACGTTTTGGAAATGATGGACTGCATGAGCCATTGGAGTggacagaggaggaggagaagatcGCTGTTTTTAAAGAGCAGTATATCTATCCCACCATTATCAACacagaaagggaggagaaatcCATGGTGAACTGGCTGAGCACCCTCCCCATTCATGACTTCAACTCTTCTGCTGTTGAGAGTCAAGCCAACAACAAAACCTCAAAG AACAGCAGTGATGTTGAAGgcagtgatgatgatgatgattctGACTGA
- the PUS1 gene encoding pseudouridylate synthase 1 homolog isoform X2 — translation MAEDLRAEAASQMKTLNSSSEVVERLEENGHQSKRLKRDADEEDAEDQNKKSPKRKIVLLMAYSGKGYHGMQRNVGSSQFKTIEDDLVSALVQSGCIPENHGEDMKKMSFQRCARTDKGVSAAGQIVSLKVRLIDDILEKINNHLPSHIRILGLKRVTGGFNSKNKCDARTYSYMLPTFAFAHKDHEVQEEVFRLDKETLRKVNKLLACYKGTHNFHNFTSQKGPKDPSAKRYIMEMYCGEPFVRENIEFAVIKVKGQSFMMHQIRKMIGLVIAVVKGYAPEDIIERSWGEEKVDVPKAPGLGLVLERVHFEKYNRRFGNDGLHEPLEWTEEEEKIAVFKEQYIYPTIINTEREEKSMVNWLSTLPIHDFNSSAVESQANNKTSKNSSDVEGSDDDDDSD, via the exons ATGGCAGAGGATCTGAGAGCAGAAGCTGCCAGCCAGATGAAGACgctgaacagcagcagtgaggtGGTTGAGAGGCTGGAGGAAAACGGGCACCAAAGTAAAAGGCTGAAGAGAGATGCAGATGAGGAGGATGCAGAGGATCAGAATAAAAAGTCACCCAAAAGGAAGATCGTGTTACTGATGGCATATTCGGGCAAAGGGTACCATGGGATGCAA AGAAATGTGGGATCTTCACAGTTCAAGACGATTGAAGATGACTTAGTATCTGCCCTTGTTCAGTCAGGCTGCATCCCAGAAAACCATGGGGAAGATatgaagaaaatgtcttttcagcGGTGTGCTCGCACAGATAAG GGTGTGTCTGCAGCTGGACAGATTGTGTCACTAAAGGTCAGGCTAATAGATGACATCTTAGAAAAGATCAATAACCATCTTCCTTCTCACATCAGAATTCTGG GTCTGAAGAGAGTCACTGGGGGATTCAACTCCAAGAACAAATGTGATGCCAGAACGTACTCTTACATGCTGCCAACATTTGCCTTTGCCCATAAAGACCATGAGGTGCAAGAAGAGGTTTTTCGACTGGACAAAGAGACCCTCAGAAAAGTCAATAAACTGCTTGCTTGCTACAAAGGAACACACAACTTCCATAACTTCACATCTCAGAAGGGACCCAAGGACCCCAGTGCCAAGAGGTACATCATGGAGATGTACTGTGGAGAGCCATTTGTGAGGGAAAACATTGAGTTTGCAGTGATCAAAGTGAAAGGGCAGAGTTTCATGATGCACCAGATAAGGAAGATGATTGGGCTGGTGATAGCTGTTGTGAAAGGTTATGCTCCTGAGGACATCATAGAGCGtagctggggagaggagaaagtaGATGTCCCCAAAGCTCCAGGACTTGGGCTGGTCTTGGAAAGAGTACACTTTGAAAAATACAACAGACGTTTTGGAAATGATGGACTGCATGAGCCATTGGAGTggacagaggaggaggagaagatcGCTGTTTTTAAAGAGCAGTATATCTATCCCACCATTATCAACacagaaagggaggagaaatcCATGGTGAACTGGCTGAGCACCCTCCCCATTCATGACTTCAACTCTTCTGCTGTTGAGAGTCAAGCCAACAACAAAACCTCAAAG AACAGCAGTGATGTTGAAGgcagtgatgatgatgatgattctGACTGA